One region of Oxalobacteraceae bacterium OTU3CAMAD1 genomic DNA includes:
- a CDS encoding ATP-binding protein, producing the protein MFEHLLVPLLLLWGLGVAAAWAAAPPRTLRFEQLGVENGLAQESVLAIAQDTQGFIWLGTQAGLTRFDGYRTVTYKSAVSDPNSLVDNWVRVLHVDGTGRMWVGTDGGLDLYDPATRQFTHFAPQEPGQRGNGNRHVRAIVDDGLGGLWVGSADGLHHFNPSTKRFTSWHHDAADPGSLANDQVSALARDAAGRLWVATATGLDMLAPGAAHFRHYTMDAGGDSRFNAVLSLQVDSAQTLWIGTMGGLEQWRLLGVEPQRRRLGAREGINPGVSVTTLYEDVENQMWVGTQADGLFRWLPAENRLTQYRHQFSDGHSVADNQISAMFRDRVGTFWVGTWNDGVSRVDMGSGGFARIVRQSDMLNSVSDNKVRAIVAEGGSKLWLGSGGGLNLYDPVTGESRVWRHDPRDPNSLSDDQVTALLREKNGNLWIGGRAGVNYLNPVTGAMRAVSFMSADVGSDTVRNIVADRSGMLWVASRGGLHRLDPRTLDVRTYRHNPADGASLADNVVRPILEDRRGQLWVGTFNGLDLLDRKTGRFRHFRRDPADPFSLSHDEVHCLYEDARGTVWVGTAAGLNRMDVAPDGAIRFRRYLRKDGIADDAIASILPDNAGNLWLSTNSGLSRLNIDSGLVRNYSGADGTIEGAYFDGSALRTPDGTLYFGGFNGITAFSPGDVRENSVAPTVAITDFQIFNKSVRAGQGEHPKVLRAAIEHTSALTLSENDSVFSLEFAALHYAAPQRNRFAYQLQGFDEDWVVTDATKRFATYTNLDPGTYTFRVKAANKDGIWNDNAATLEITILPPFWKTWWFRSVIAVLLLSAAYAAYHARVRSLRRQQQRLEQLVGSRTAEVEHKNLLLQQQKQELELRRLEAEAQRAEAEQRRVDTERQKKEVERQKENVEQAHRNISVLSELGRELSATLDVETSMLTLYRHVHHLMSAQIFGIGFVREDAGVIDFPFAIEGGVRTMPYQRRLDEPNQLAVWCVTHGKPIFINDMRAEYHDYMDDSGLESVMLCVREDGVQLAPAQSTLYAPLLAGDRVVGLICVQSTQKNSYQRVHMDMLQTLASHAVAGLENARAYQQLEEALQTLRQTQDQLLLQEKQVRLHTEELALANRALQDNDERLRLAKQKAEDATRQKSEFLANMSHEMRTPLAGVIGMLNFALRDGRLQDGTREQILRGQANAQSLLSIINDLLDFSKIEAGKLTIENIDFSLSSAVQNVVGLFEEQAAAHSVGFSLEFGDGLPQFVVGDPTRLRQVLVNLVGNAFKFTQHGSVTMRVERAPGEARANMRPRGDGPAPAGYEGAVNRIRFTVADTGIGIEADAIPRLFQQFEQADASTTRRYGGTGLGLAICRQLVELMGGSISAVSTPGRGSVFSFELPLANGVPPPLVPHVPREPHSHQLKVLCAEDFPTNQIIIRMMLEDLGHKVDIAANGALAVKACALTRYDLILMDGRMPEMDGASATRLIRSGGTEAAPVRDQELMIIALTANASEEDRSRYLAAGMDDFLTKPIDEDKLHFQLSRAIERQLQRGVALPRMEPRRHPATGTSELDAMFGVEPAASEPARLAQHSGAGGDLKARLRNAFNQDAPLRLVELEQALAGGDGETASRLLHGMKGSAGYLEEQELQALCGELELCADHGDWQRIVEAMPKLRGLLEQAGATSTL; encoded by the coding sequence TTGTTTGAACACTTGCTGGTGCCGCTGCTGCTGCTGTGGGGACTCGGCGTGGCCGCCGCATGGGCCGCCGCGCCGCCGCGCACCTTGCGCTTCGAGCAGCTCGGCGTCGAGAACGGGCTGGCGCAGGAATCGGTGCTGGCCATCGCCCAGGACACGCAGGGCTTCATCTGGCTCGGCACCCAGGCCGGCCTGACGCGCTTCGACGGCTACCGCACCGTCACCTACAAGAGCGCCGTCTCCGACCCCAATAGCCTGGTCGACAACTGGGTGCGGGTGCTGCACGTCGACGGCACCGGCCGGATGTGGGTCGGCACCGACGGCGGCCTGGATCTGTACGATCCGGCCACGCGCCAGTTCACCCACTTCGCGCCGCAGGAGCCGGGGCAGCGCGGCAACGGCAACCGCCACGTGCGCGCCATCGTCGACGATGGCCTGGGCGGCCTGTGGGTAGGCAGCGCGGACGGCCTGCACCATTTTAACCCCTCCACCAAGCGCTTCACCAGCTGGCACCACGACGCGGCCGATCCGGGCAGCCTGGCCAACGACCAGGTCAGCGCGCTGGCGCGCGACGCCGCCGGGCGCCTGTGGGTGGCCACCGCCACCGGCCTCGATATGCTGGCGCCGGGCGCGGCGCACTTCCGCCACTACACGATGGACGCCGGCGGCGACAGCCGCTTCAACGCCGTGCTGTCGCTGCAGGTCGACAGCGCGCAGACGCTGTGGATCGGCACCATGGGCGGACTGGAACAATGGCGCCTGCTGGGCGTCGAGCCGCAGCGCCGCCGCCTTGGCGCGCGCGAGGGCATCAACCCCGGGGTGAGCGTGACCACCCTGTACGAGGACGTCGAAAACCAGATGTGGGTCGGCACCCAGGCCGATGGCCTGTTCCGCTGGCTGCCGGCGGAGAACCGGCTGACGCAGTACCGCCACCAGTTCAGCGATGGCCACAGCGTGGCGGACAACCAGATATCGGCCATGTTCCGCGACCGGGTCGGCACCTTCTGGGTCGGCACCTGGAACGATGGCGTCAGCCGCGTCGACATGGGCAGCGGCGGTTTCGCGCGCATCGTGCGCCAGTCCGACATGCTCAACTCCGTGTCCGACAACAAGGTGCGCGCCATCGTCGCCGAGGGCGGATCGAAGCTGTGGCTGGGCAGCGGCGGCGGCTTGAACCTGTACGACCCGGTCACCGGCGAGAGCCGGGTGTGGCGCCACGATCCGAGGGATCCCAATAGCCTGAGCGACGACCAGGTGACCGCGCTGCTGCGCGAGAAAAACGGCAACCTGTGGATCGGCGGACGGGCCGGCGTCAACTACCTCAATCCCGTCACCGGCGCGATGCGGGCCGTGTCGTTCATGAGCGCCGACGTCGGCAGCGACACCGTGCGCAACATCGTCGCCGACCGCAGCGGCATGCTGTGGGTCGCCAGCCGGGGCGGCCTGCACCGGCTCGATCCGCGCACCCTGGACGTGCGCACCTACCGCCACAACCCGGCCGACGGCGCCAGCCTGGCCGACAACGTGGTGCGGCCGATCCTGGAGGACCGCCGCGGCCAGCTGTGGGTCGGCACCTTCAACGGCCTCGATCTGCTGGACCGCAAGACAGGGCGCTTCCGCCACTTCCGCCGCGACCCCGCCGATCCGTTCAGCCTCAGTCACGACGAGGTGCACTGCCTGTACGAGGACGCGCGCGGCACCGTCTGGGTCGGCACGGCGGCGGGCCTGAACCGGATGGACGTGGCCCCCGATGGCGCCATCCGCTTCCGGCGCTACCTGCGCAAGGACGGCATCGCCGATGACGCCATCGCCTCCATCCTGCCCGACAACGCCGGCAACCTTTGGCTGAGCACCAACAGCGGCTTGTCCCGGTTGAACATCGATTCGGGCCTGGTGCGCAATTACAGCGGCGCCGACGGCACCATCGAGGGCGCCTACTTCGACGGCTCCGCGCTGCGCACGCCGGACGGCACGCTGTACTTCGGCGGCTTTAACGGCATCACCGCTTTTTCGCCCGGGGACGTGCGCGAAAACAGCGTGGCGCCGACGGTGGCGATCACCGACTTCCAGATCTTTAACAAGTCGGTCAGGGCCGGGCAGGGCGAGCATCCGAAGGTGCTGAGGGCGGCCATCGAGCATACCAGCGCGCTGACGCTGAGCGAGAACGATTCCGTCTTCTCGCTGGAGTTCGCGGCGCTGCACTACGCCGCGCCCCAGCGCAACCGCTTCGCCTACCAGTTGCAGGGCTTCGACGAGGACTGGGTGGTCACCGACGCCACCAAGCGCTTCGCCACCTACACCAACCTGGACCCGGGCACCTACACGTTCCGCGTCAAGGCCGCCAACAAGGACGGCATCTGGAACGACAACGCGGCCACCCTGGAGATCACCATCCTGCCGCCGTTCTGGAAGACCTGGTGGTTCCGCAGCGTGATCGCGGTGCTGTTGCTGAGCGCCGCCTACGCCGCCTACCACGCGCGCGTGCGCAGCCTGCGCCGCCAGCAGCAGCGGCTCGAGCAGCTGGTCGGCTCGCGCACGGCGGAAGTCGAGCATAAGAACCTGCTGCTGCAGCAGCAGAAGCAGGAGCTGGAACTGCGCCGGCTCGAGGCCGAGGCCCAGCGCGCCGAGGCCGAGCAGCGCCGCGTCGACACCGAGCGGCAGAAAAAGGAAGTCGAGCGGCAGAAGGAAAACGTCGAGCAGGCGCACCGCAACATCTCGGTGCTGAGCGAGCTGGGACGGGAGTTGAGCGCCACCCTGGACGTGGAAACGTCGATGCTGACCTTGTACCGCCACGTGCACCATCTGATGAGCGCCCAGATCTTCGGCATCGGTTTCGTGCGCGAGGACGCCGGCGTGATCGATTTCCCGTTCGCGATCGAGGGGGGCGTGCGCACCATGCCTTACCAGCGGCGGCTCGATGAGCCCAACCAGCTGGCGGTGTGGTGCGTCACCCACGGCAAGCCGATCTTCATCAACGACATGCGGGCCGAGTACCACGATTACATGGACGATTCCGGTCTGGAGTCGGTGATGCTGTGCGTGCGCGAGGATGGCGTGCAGCTGGCGCCCGCGCAATCGACCTTGTACGCGCCGCTGCTCGCCGGCGACAGGGTGGTCGGTCTGATTTGCGTGCAGAGCACGCAAAAGAACAGCTATCAGCGGGTGCACATGGACATGCTGCAGACCTTGGCCTCGCACGCGGTGGCCGGGCTGGAAAACGCCCGCGCCTACCAGCAGTTGGAGGAGGCGCTGCAAACGCTGCGCCAGACGCAGGACCAGCTGCTGCTGCAGGAGAAGCAGGTGCGCCTGCACACCGAGGAGCTGGCGCTGGCCAACCGCGCCTTGCAGGACAACGACGAGCGCCTGCGCCTGGCCAAGCAGAAGGCGGAGGACGCGACCCGGCAGAAGTCCGAGTTCCTGGCCAATATGAGCCACGAGATGCGCACCCCGCTGGCCGGCGTGATCGGCATGCTGAACTTCGCGCTGCGCGACGGCCGGCTGCAGGACGGCACGCGCGAGCAGATACTGCGCGGGCAGGCCAACGCGCAGTCGCTGCTGTCGATCATCAACGACCTGCTGGACTTCTCCAAGATCGAGGCGGGCAAGCTGACCATCGAGAACATCGACTTCTCGCTGTCGTCGGCGGTGCAGAACGTGGTGGGCCTGTTCGAGGAGCAGGCCGCCGCGCACAGCGTCGGCTTCAGCCTGGAGTTCGGCGACGGCCTGCCGCAGTTCGTCGTCGGCGACCCGACCCGGCTGCGCCAGGTGCTGGTCAACCTGGTCGGCAACGCCTTCAAGTTCACCCAGCACGGATCGGTCACGATGCGCGTAGAGCGCGCTCCGGGCGAGGCCCGCGCGAACATGCGCCCGCGCGGCGACGGGCCTGCGCCGGCAGGGTACGAGGGCGCGGTCAACCGCATCCGTTTCACCGTCGCCGACACCGGCATCGGCATCGAGGCCGACGCCATTCCGCGCCTGTTCCAGCAGTTCGAGCAAGCCGACGCCTCCACCACCCGCCGCTACGGCGGCACCGGCCTGGGTCTGGCGATCTGCCGCCAGTTGGTGGAGCTGATGGGCGGCAGCATCAGCGCCGTCAGCACGCCGGGCCGGGGCAGCGTGTTCTCGTTCGAGCTGCCGCTGGCGAACGGCGTGCCGCCGCCGCTGGTGCCGCATGTGCCGCGCGAGCCGCACAGCCACCAGCTCAAGGTGCTGTGCGCCGAGGATTTTCCCACCAACCAGATCATCATCCGCATGATGCTCGAGGACCTGGGCCACAAGGTGGATATCGCCGCCAACGGCGCGCTGGCCGTCAAGGCCTGTGCGCTGACCCGCTACGATTTGATCCTGATGGACGGCCGCATGCCGGAGATGGACGGCGCCAGCGCCACGCGCCTGATCCGCTCCGGCGGCACCGAGGCGGCGCCGGTGCGCGACCAGGAGTTGATGATCATCGCGCTGACCGCCAACGCCAGCGAGGAGGACCGCAGCCGCTACCTCGCCGCCGGCATGGACGATTTCCTCACCAAGCCTATCGACGAGGACAAGCTGCACTTCCAGTTGAGCCGCGCGATCGAGCGCCAGCTGCAGCGCGGCGTGGCGCTGCCGCGCATGGAGCCGCGCCGCCATCCCGCCACCGGCACGTCGGAACTGGACGCGATGTTCGGCGTCGAGCCGGCCGCCTCGGAGCCGGCCAGGCTGGCGCAGCACAGCGGCGCCGGCGGCGATCTGAAAGCGCGCCTGCGCAACGCCTTCAACCAGGACGCGCCGCTGCGCCTGGTGGAGCTGGAGCAGGCCTTGGCGGGCGGCGACGGCGAGACCGCCAGCCGCCTGCTGCACGGCATGAAGGGCAGCGCGGGCTATCTGGAGGAGCAGGAGCTGCAGGCGCTGTGCGGCGAACTGGAACTGTGCGCCGACCACGGCGACTGGCAGCGGATCGTCGAAGCCATGCCGAAGCTGCGCGGATTGCTGGAACAGGCCGGGGCGACTAGCACGCTGTAA
- a CDS encoding bifunctional salicylyl-CoA 5-hydroxylase/oxidoreductase: MNILCIGGGPAGLYFSLLMKKHNPSHQITVVERNRPYDTFGWGVVFSDQTLGNLMNADEPTAREILRSFNHWDDIDVFFKGSKVTSGGHGFCGIGRKHLLNILQKRCEELGVSLVFETEVRDDQELAARHGADLVIASDGLNSRIRTRYADSYQPQIEARQCRFVWLGTRKKFDAFTFAFKQTAHGWFQAHIYQYDGETSTFIIETPESVWRAAGLEDMSQARAIAYCEQLFAEQLDGHELMSNSPHLQGANMWIKFPRIVCDRWVHWNEAAGKRVPVVLMGDAAHSAHYSIGSGTKLALEDAIELARCFGREDDAEAALAAYQEARAVEVTKLQSAARNSMEWFENVERYSAMEAPQFAYSMLTRSQRLSHENLRLRDAAYVSGYEDWFAARAFEQAGLPAPAGPAAIHVPPMFTPFKVRNLVLKNRIVVSPMAQYSAVDGVVGDYHLAHLGARAMGGAAMVFAEMTCVSADARITPACPGLYAPEHTQAWRRIVDFVHRNSDAHIAVQLGHAGAKGSTRAMWDGIDRPLETGNWPLVSASPQQYLAGVSQTARAMTLADMDRIEGDFVRATRAADEAGFDWVELHCAHGYLLSSFISPLTNERGDEYGGSLENRCRYPLRVFAAMRAAWPRHKPMSVRISAHDWVDGGITPDDAVRIARLFKAAGADMIDCSSGQVSKLEKPVYGRMFQTPFADRIRNEAGIGAIAVGSIFEADHANGIIAAGRADLCAVGRPHLANPAWTLCEAAKLGYTAVGWPKQYVPAKQQMERNMERERQLASANKVEPRGTDE; encoded by the coding sequence ATGAATATCCTTTGCATAGGCGGCGGCCCCGCCGGCCTGTATTTCAGCCTGCTGATGAAGAAGCACAATCCCTCCCACCAGATCACCGTGGTGGAGCGCAACCGGCCCTACGACACCTTCGGCTGGGGCGTGGTGTTTTCCGACCAGACCTTGGGCAACCTGATGAACGCCGACGAGCCGACCGCGCGCGAGATCCTGCGGTCGTTCAACCACTGGGACGATATCGACGTCTTCTTCAAAGGGAGCAAGGTGACGTCGGGCGGCCACGGTTTTTGCGGCATCGGCCGCAAGCACCTGCTGAACATTTTGCAGAAGCGCTGCGAGGAGCTGGGCGTGTCGCTGGTGTTCGAAACCGAGGTGCGCGACGACCAGGAACTGGCCGCGCGCCATGGCGCCGATCTGGTGATCGCCTCCGATGGCCTGAACAGCCGCATACGCACGCGCTACGCGGACAGCTATCAGCCGCAGATCGAGGCGCGCCAGTGCCGCTTTGTCTGGCTGGGCACGCGCAAGAAGTTCGACGCCTTCACCTTCGCCTTCAAGCAGACGGCGCACGGCTGGTTCCAGGCGCACATCTACCAGTACGACGGCGAGACGTCGACCTTCATCATCGAGACGCCGGAGTCGGTGTGGCGCGCGGCGGGGCTGGAGGACATGAGCCAGGCCAGGGCGATCGCCTATTGCGAGCAGCTGTTCGCCGAGCAGCTGGACGGCCATGAACTGATGTCGAATTCGCCCCACCTGCAAGGGGCGAACATGTGGATCAAGTTCCCGCGCATCGTCTGCGACCGGTGGGTGCACTGGAACGAGGCCGCCGGCAAAAGGGTGCCGGTGGTGTTGATGGGCGACGCCGCCCACTCGGCGCATTACTCGATCGGTTCCGGCACCAAGCTGGCGCTGGAGGACGCGATCGAGCTGGCGCGCTGCTTTGGTCGTGAGGACGATGCGGAGGCTGCGCTGGCGGCCTACCAGGAGGCGCGCGCGGTCGAGGTGACCAAGCTGCAAAGCGCGGCGCGCAACTCGATGGAATGGTTCGAGAACGTCGAGCGCTACTCGGCGATGGAGGCGCCGCAATTCGCCTACTCGATGCTGACGCGCAGCCAGCGGCTGTCGCACGAAAACCTGCGCCTGCGCGACGCGGCATATGTGTCCGGTTACGAGGATTGGTTCGCGGCCCGCGCCTTCGAACAGGCGGGTTTGCCGGCGCCGGCCGGCCCCGCCGCGATCCACGTGCCGCCGATGTTCACACCGTTCAAGGTGCGCAACCTGGTGCTGAAGAACCGCATCGTGGTGTCGCCGATGGCGCAGTACAGCGCGGTCGACGGCGTCGTCGGCGACTATCACCTGGCGCACCTCGGCGCGCGGGCGATGGGCGGGGCGGCGATGGTGTTCGCCGAGATGACCTGCGTATCGGCCGACGCCCGCATCACGCCGGCCTGTCCGGGGCTGTACGCTCCGGAGCATACCCAAGCCTGGCGGCGCATCGTCGATTTCGTCCATCGAAACAGCGACGCGCACATCGCCGTGCAGCTGGGCCACGCCGGCGCCAAGGGCTCGACCCGCGCCATGTGGGACGGCATCGACCGGCCGCTGGAGACCGGCAACTGGCCGCTGGTCTCGGCCTCGCCGCAGCAGTACCTGGCCGGCGTCTCGCAGACCGCGCGGGCGATGACCCTGGCCGACATGGACCGCATCGAAGGCGATTTCGTGCGCGCCACGCGGGCGGCGGACGAAGCGGGCTTCGACTGGGTGGAGCTGCACTGCGCGCACGGCTATCTGCTGTCGTCGTTCATCTCGCCGCTGACCAACGAGCGTGGCGACGAGTATGGGGGCAGCCTGGAAAACCGCTGCCGTTATCCGTTACGGGTATTCGCGGCCATGCGCGCCGCGTGGCCGCGCCACAAGCCGATGAGCGTGCGTATTTCGGCCCACGACTGGGTCGACGGCGGCATCACGCCGGACGACGCGGTGCGCATCGCGCGCTTGTTCAAGGCGGCCGGCGCCGATATGATCGATTGTTCGTCGGGGCAGGTGAGCAAGCTGGAAAAACCGGTGTACGGGCGCATGTTCCAGACGCCGTTCGCGGACCGGATACGCAACGAGGCCGGCATCGGCGCGATCGCCGTGGGTTCGATTTTCGAGGCGGATCACGCCAACGGCATCATCGCGGCCGGACGCGCCGATTTGTGCGCGGTGGGACGGCCGCACCTGGCCAACCCGGCGTGGACGCTGTGCGAGGCGGCGAAGCTGGGTTATACGGCGGTCGGTTGGCCCAAACAGTATGTGCCGGCCAAGCAGCAGATGGAGCGCAATATGGAGCGCGAGCGCCAATTGGCCTCGGCGAACAAGGTTGAACCACGCGGGACGGATGAATGA
- a CDS encoding AMP-binding protein has product MNQPTDSSAGAGPAGASASAHTDHFARDHLPPPDLWPELRFDLPELQYPPRLNCVRELLDGAADADDRTAILCEHGTWTYAGLRERVDRIAHVLRGPMGLEAGNRVLLRGANNPMMAACILAVMKCGCIAVPTMPLLRARELAAIAGKSEIDAVLCAEALRAELEAVDPPLPQSVRDKTLWFGGEDGSLEALMAAQPASFEAVDTAADDVCLISFTSGTTGIPKGTMHFHRDVMAICDCFPRSVLRSRREDVFIGTPPLAFTFGLGGLLLFPLRVGAAAVLLEKLTPETLLKAIAKYRATVCFTAPTFYRQMAQMAGAHDLASLRATVSAGEALPTATRDAWRRATGLEMIDGIGATELLHIFISAAGEQVRAGATGKPVPGYQACILDQEGNPVGPGVIGRLAVKGPTGCRYLADPRQRDYVLNGWNLTGDAYEMDADGYFYYRSRTDDMIISAGYNIAGPEVEDALLRHPAVAECGVIGRADEERGQIVEAHVVLKPDAAPSPELAAQLQEFVKQQIAPYKYPRSIRFLKALPRTETGKLQRFKLRTENP; this is encoded by the coding sequence ATGAACCAACCTACCGACAGTTCCGCCGGCGCCGGGCCAGCCGGCGCGTCAGCCAGCGCGCACACGGATCATTTCGCGCGCGATCATTTGCCGCCGCCGGACCTGTGGCCCGAGCTGCGCTTCGACCTGCCCGAGTTGCAATACCCGCCGCGCCTCAATTGCGTGCGGGAGCTGCTGGACGGCGCCGCCGATGCGGATGACCGGACCGCGATCCTCTGCGAGCACGGAACCTGGACCTACGCCGGCTTGCGCGAGCGGGTCGACCGCATCGCCCACGTGCTGCGCGGACCGATGGGACTCGAGGCCGGCAACCGCGTGCTGCTGCGCGGCGCCAACAATCCCATGATGGCCGCCTGCATACTGGCGGTGATGAAGTGCGGCTGCATCGCCGTGCCGACCATGCCCCTGCTGCGCGCACGGGAGCTGGCCGCCATCGCCGGCAAGTCCGAGATCGACGCGGTGCTGTGCGCCGAAGCGCTGCGCGCCGAGCTGGAGGCGGTCGATCCGCCATTGCCGCAATCGGTGCGCGACAAAACCTTGTGGTTCGGCGGCGAGGACGGTTCGCTGGAAGCGTTGATGGCCGCGCAGCCGGCCAGCTTCGAGGCGGTCGACACGGCGGCCGACGATGTGTGCCTGATCAGCTTCACGTCCGGCACCACCGGCATCCCCAAGGGCACGATGCATTTTCACCGCGACGTCATGGCGATCTGCGACTGCTTCCCGCGTTCGGTGCTGCGCTCGCGGCGCGAAGATGTGTTCATCGGCACGCCGCCGCTGGCCTTCACGTTCGGCCTTGGCGGCCTGCTGCTGTTCCCGCTGCGGGTGGGCGCGGCGGCGGTGCTGCTGGAGAAGCTGACGCCGGAAACGCTGCTCAAGGCGATAGCAAAATACCGCGCGACCGTGTGCTTCACGGCGCCGACATTCTACCGGCAGATGGCGCAGATGGCCGGCGCCCACGATCTGGCCAGCCTGCGCGCGACCGTGTCGGCCGGCGAGGCGCTGCCGACGGCCACGCGGGACGCCTGGCGCCGCGCCACCGGGCTGGAAATGATAGACGGCATAGGCGCGACCGAACTGCTGCACATCTTCATCTCGGCGGCGGGGGAACAGGTACGCGCCGGCGCCACCGGCAAGCCGGTGCCCGGCTACCAGGCCTGCATCCTCGATCAGGAGGGCAATCCCGTCGGCCCTGGCGTGATCGGGCGGCTGGCGGTGAAAGGCCCGACCGGCTGCCGCTACCTGGCCGACCCGCGCCAGCGCGACTATGTGCTGAACGGCTGGAACCTGACCGGCGACGCCTACGAGATGGACGCCGACGGCTATTTCTACTACCGCTCGCGCACCGACGACATGATCATCTCGGCCGGCTATAACATCGCCGGCCCGGAAGTGGAGGACGCCTTGCTGCGCCATCCCGCCGTCGCCGAATGCGGCGTGATCGGCAGGGCCGACGAGGAGCGCGGGCAGATCGTCGAAGCGCACGTGGTGCTCAAGCCGGACGCCGCGCCGTCGCCGGAACTGGCGGCGCAGCTGCAGGAATTCGTCAAGCAGCAGATCGCCCCTTACAAATATCCACGTTCGATCCGTTTCCTCAAGGCGCTGCCGCGCACCGAGACGGGCAAGCTGCAGCGCTTTAAACTGCGTACGGAAAACCCATGA
- a CDS encoding SDR family oxidoreductase: protein MNDGLTSQAALPLAGKHALVTGGSRGIGAACAQALLSRGARVTLAGRDAGALAAAQASMRAVSPPGADIATQVLDVADEDSVRAGFAAAAERFGRIDILVNNAGQAAAAPFGKTDAALWQRMLDVNLTGTFHCTQAALPAMLEAKWGRIVNVASTAGLTGYRYTVAYTAAKHGVVGLTRALALEVATKGVTVNAVCPGYTETDIVRDAVANIVAKTGRSEDEARAELAAGNPQKRLVQSEEVANAVAWLCLAESAAMNGQSIAVAGGEVM from the coding sequence ATGAACGACGGATTGACATCACAGGCCGCGCTGCCTTTGGCGGGCAAACACGCGCTGGTCACCGGCGGCTCGCGCGGCATCGGCGCCGCTTGTGCGCAGGCCTTGCTGTCGCGCGGCGCGCGCGTGACGCTGGCCGGCCGCGACGCCGGGGCGCTGGCCGCCGCGCAGGCTTCGATGCGCGCCGTGTCGCCGCCGGGCGCCGACATCGCCACGCAGGTGCTCGACGTCGCCGACGAGGACTCGGTGCGCGCCGGTTTCGCCGCCGCCGCCGAACGTTTCGGCCGCATCGATATCCTGGTCAACAACGCCGGCCAGGCGGCCGCCGCGCCGTTCGGCAAAACCGACGCGGCGCTGTGGCAACGCATGCTGGACGTGAACCTGACCGGCACCTTCCACTGCACCCAGGCGGCGCTGCCCGCGATGCTGGAGGCGAAGTGGGGCCGCATCGTCAACGTGGCGTCGACCGCCGGCCTGACCGGCTACCGCTATACCGTTGCCTATACGGCCGCCAAACACGGCGTGGTCGGCCTGACCCGCGCGCTGGCGCTGGAGGTGGCGACCAAGGGCGTGACCGTCAACGCCGTCTGCCCCGGCTATACTGAGACCGATATCGTGCGCGACGCCGTCGCCAACATCGTCGCCAAGACCGGGCGGAGCGAAGACGAGGCCCGCGCCGAACTGGCCGCCGGCAATCCGCAAAAGCGGCTGGTGCAAAGCGAGGAGGTGGCCAACGCGGTGGCCTGGCTATGCCTGGCCGAATCGGCCGCCATGAATGGACAGTCCATCGCCGTCGCCGGCGGTGAAGTCATGTGA
- a CDS encoding response regulator, with protein sequence MKVLVVDDDVVSRMVLMHLIDSCGKFDIVEAEDGADAWRQLQGGLRPAICFCDLRMPNMSGMELLQHVKGHAELAGMPFVLVTSASDKDTLQEATLAGAAGYIVKPFQAEQVRVHLAGFLDQAACGSGHAAEDPAATLRRLGINAERLLVYLNGFHNQLSAAGGDLDALLARGGQQEAQARIDRLHAGCVTLGLDGAAAALKGFAPGRLSNEAIQAVLTDVIRTVDQQAELVRKSTSA encoded by the coding sequence ATGAAAGTTCTGGTAGTTGACGACGATGTCGTCTCGCGCATGGTGTTGATGCATTTGATCGACAGCTGCGGCAAGTTCGACATCGTCGAAGCGGAGGATGGCGCCGACGCCTGGCGGCAGTTGCAGGGCGGCTTGCGGCCTGCTATCTGTTTTTGCGACCTGCGCATGCCGAATATGTCGGGCATGGAGTTGCTGCAGCACGTCAAAGGCCACGCCGAGCTGGCCGGCATGCCGTTTGTGCTGGTGACGTCGGCCTCCGACAAGGACACCTTGCAGGAAGCCACCCTGGCCGGCGCCGCCGGCTACATCGTCAAGCCGTTCCAGGCGGAGCAGGTGCGCGTTCACCTGGCCGGCTTCCTCGACCAGGCGGCCTGCGGTTCTGGACACGCGGCCGAGGACCCGGCGGCGACGCTCCGCCGGCTCGGCATCAACGCCGAACGCCTGCTGGTCTATCTGAACGGCTTCCACAACCAGCTCAGCGCCGCCGGCGGCGATCTCGATGCGTTGCTGGCCAGGGGCGGGCAGCAGGAGGCGCAAGCGCGCATCGACCGGCTGCACGCCGGCTGCGTGACCCTGGGCCTTGACGGCGCCGCCGCAGCGCTGAAGGGCTTTGCGCCCGGCCGCTTGTCCAACGAGGCGATTCAGGCGGTGCTGACGGATGTGATCCGCACGGTCGATCAGCAGGCCGAATTGGTCCGCAAGAGCACCTCCGCCTGA